Proteins found in one Serratia plymuthica genomic segment:
- the yedF gene encoding sulfurtransferase-like selenium metabolism protein YedF, producing the protein MKQAAIVPDYRLDMLGEPCPYPAVATLEAMPQLKPGEILEVISDCPQSINNIPLDARNHGYKVLDIQQDGPTIRYLIQR; encoded by the coding sequence ATGAAACAGGCGGCTATAGTGCCGGATTACCGGCTGGACATGCTCGGCGAGCCTTGCCCCTACCCGGCGGTGGCGACGCTGGAAGCGATGCCGCAGCTTAAACCGGGAGAGATTCTGGAGGTGATCAGCGATTGCCCGCAGTCGATCAATAACATCCCGCTCGACGCGCGCAACCACGGTTACAAGGTGCTGGATATCCAGCAGGACGGTCCGACCATCCGCTATCTTATCCAACGCTGA
- a CDS encoding helix-turn-helix transcriptional regulator yields the protein MPVTTRITAAVHADNRKLLGAFLRTRRESLDPNRLGLARMRQRRTPGLRREEVAQLADVGITWYTWLEQGRPIQASPKTLTAIANALQCNEAETHHLFRLAGQSLPAATQSGDCEQLSAYGQKILDQLDPLPAIISNARFDILGFNRAYCLLMGVELTELPPEDRNCIYLAFTHEHWRASQLDWDEVMPKMVAMFRAQMAEHLGEPIWEAQLARYMAVSEDFRTIWERHEVRGVDNNVKRFRHPLVGVMSLRQNNWWSAPRNGDRMLVYVPADEQSERRLHQLTGGAE from the coding sequence ATGCCCGTAACTACCCGCATTACCGCTGCCGTTCACGCCGATAACCGCAAGCTGTTGGGCGCTTTTCTGCGCACGCGCCGCGAGAGCCTGGACCCCAACCGACTGGGGCTTGCGCGCATGCGTCAACGGCGCACGCCCGGACTGCGCCGTGAAGAGGTCGCGCAGTTGGCCGACGTTGGCATCACCTGGTACACCTGGCTGGAACAGGGGCGGCCAATTCAAGCTTCGCCAAAAACGCTGACCGCTATCGCCAATGCGCTGCAATGCAACGAAGCGGAAACTCACCACCTGTTCAGGCTGGCGGGGCAAAGCTTGCCGGCGGCCACGCAAAGCGGCGACTGCGAGCAGTTGTCGGCATACGGGCAAAAAATTCTTGATCAGCTCGACCCGCTGCCGGCGATCATTTCCAACGCACGCTTCGATATTCTGGGGTTCAACCGGGCCTATTGTTTGCTGATGGGCGTCGAACTGACCGAGCTGCCGCCGGAAGATCGCAACTGCATCTATCTGGCGTTCACCCACGAACACTGGCGTGCCAGCCAACTGGACTGGGATGAAGTCATGCCGAAAATGGTGGCGATGTTCCGCGCTCAGATGGCGGAGCATTTGGGTGAACCGATCTGGGAAGCGCAACTGGCGCGCTATATGGCGGTCTCCGAAGATTTCCGCACTATCTGGGAACGGCATGAAGTGCGCGGCGTCGACAACAACGTCAAACGCTTTCGCCATCCTTTGGTGGGGGTGATGAGCCTGCGGCAAAATAACTGGTGGTCGGCGCCGCGCAACGGCGACCGGATGCTGGTATATGTACCGGCAGATGAGCAGAGTGAACGCCGCCTGCATCAGTTGACCGGCGGCGCAGAGTAA